Proteins encoded by one window of Podarcis muralis chromosome 11, rPodMur119.hap1.1, whole genome shotgun sequence:
- the LOC144329169 gene encoding uncharacterized protein LOC144329169 translates to MRLRQPSRPLHTQAWLFSAAYVIAFFGAFRVGEVVAEATSGGTTRSLLLEDVQLSSSSVTVRVRHSKTYQGGKGTLVKLTASGQQGPCPVKDTRRYLYLRPLGPGPLLIHEDGSWLMRHQFTSVLRKAIDACGFSSKDYAAHSFRIGAATTAAHMGLPADRIKEMGRWKSDAYKGYISVFSSQVCICGHSIVHWAHVRSANCGVTPNLGLPPWVRVSWFSRCGMRWEELMPLLKAKVAAFGPPNILIIQLGENDLANRKSVDLLWSMKKDLDELAAFLPGSALFWSSLLKSRVWRSAHNIMAIEKSRKLLNRVVARKVRFMNGLVISHDDIRIGDQAMFRHDGVHLSDQGNDIWLANIINSLRDWLQL, encoded by the exons ATGCGGCTGCGCCAGCCATCCCGGCCATTGCACACACAGGCTTGGCTGTTCTCTGCAGCATACGTTATCGCCTTCTTCGGTGCATTTAGGGTTGGCGAGGTTGTAGCAGAGGCTACCTCAGGTGGGACAACACGCAGCCTCCTCTTGGAGGACGTGCAGTTGTCCAGCTCAAGTGTGACGGTGCGGGTACGTCACTCAAAGACTTATCAGGGTGGTAAGGGCACCTTAGTCAAACTCACGGCTTCCGGTCAGCAGGGCCCATGCCCGGTAAAAGACACCAGACGATATCTTTACCTCAGACCTCTCGGCCCTGGCCCGCTCCTCATTCACGAGGATGGATCCTGGTTGATGAGGCACCAGTTCACCAGTGTACTTCGTAAAGCTATAGATGCTTGTGGTTTCTCTTCCAAGGACTACGCGGCGCATTCATTTAGGATTGGCGCGGCTACGACGGCTGCGCACATGGGCCTCCCGGCGGACAGGATTAAAGAAATGGGCCGTTGGAAATCTGATGCCTACAAGGGTTACATCT CTGTCTTCAGTAGTCAAGTTTGTATCTGCGGCCATAGTATTGTGCATTGGGCCCATGTCCGGTCAGCAAATTGCGGCGTCACTCCTAATCTGGGGCTGCCACCATGggtgcgagtttcctggttttctaGATGTGGCATGCGATGGGAAGAACTCATGCCACTGCTGAAGGCAAAAGTCGCCGCGTTTGGGCCCCCTAACATTCTGATCATTCAGCTGGGGGAGAATGACCTGGCCAACAGGAAGAGTGTGGACTTGTTGTGGAGCATGAAAAAGGACTTGGATGAGTTGGCTGCTTTTTTGCCCGGATCAGCCTTGTTCTGGTCCTCACTCTTGAAGAGCAGGGTTTGGCGCAGTGCGCATAACATTATGGCCATTGagaaatccaggaaactcttaaaTCGCGTGGTAGCACGCAAAGTGCGTTTTATGAATGGCCTAGTTATTTCTCATGATGATATCCGGATTGGCGACCAGGCCATGTTCCGGCATGACGGTGTCCATCTTTCAGATCAGGGAAATGACATATGGCTGGCCAACATCATCAATAgtcttagggattggttgcagctgtga